TAGCCGAACTACTGGCACGAAAACCGGTTGCCTCCGACATCAAAGCCGTATGAGTCACCGCGCGCAACGACGGCCGCGAAACCCCGCGGGGAAGCTGGACTCCCAAACAACTAATGCCTATAGTTTTGCGTGAAGCGCAGGTCAGCCCCTTTTGGCGTCAAGCAGTCGAGCGGAGGCGATAGGTCATGAAGGTTCATCTTGAACGTGGCAAGTGCACTGGACATGCGCAATGCTTCGCGGTCGAGCCGGACTTGTTTCCCATCGACGACGACGGTTACTCGACGCTGCAGGACCACGCCGTCGCCCCCGGCGACGAGCAAGCCACCCGTCTGGGCGTGAACGCCTGCCCCGAGGTTGCGCTGATCATCGAGGAGGACTAGCGAGTACCGGCGAGCGGTTGGTGCTCAGCCCGAAGCAACCATCAGATCCCGGCGGATGATCTCGCGCATAATTTCATTTGTGCCGCCATAGATTCGCTGAATACGCGCGTCGATGAGTGCCTTGGCGAACCGATATTCCGGCACGTAACCGTAGTCGCCGTGTAGTCGGAGGCCGGCATCAATCACCTTGCCCTGCAACTCGGTCGCCCAATACTTCGCTTTGGCTGCATCGACGGCGGTCAGGGTGCGGCGATTGTAGGCGCACACACAGCGATCCACGTACGCCCGAGACACCTCGATCGCCGTCTTCATTTCGGCCAGCAGGAATCCCGGCGACTGAAGATCGCCGATTCGTTCGCCGGACGCGCGCTGCCGGCTGACGTAGGTCATCGTCCAGTCGAACACCGCCTCAGCGGAAACCTGTGCGGCAATAGCGATCCCGAGACGCTCCAGCGGCAGGCTCTGCATCAGGTAGGCGAATCCCGCTCCCCCGTCGCCGAGCAGATTGTCCCTTCCGAGGAGCACGTCGTCGAACATCAGCTCGGCGGTGTCCTGCGCATGCAGTCCCACCTTGTCCAGCTTGCGGCCGCGGGAGAAGCCAGGCGTGCCCTCCTCGACCACGAACAAGCTGAAGCCTCGGGAGCCCGCGTCCGGGTCCGTCTTGGCAAACACAATGACCAGATCACACAAGATGCCGCTGGTGATGAAAGTCTTGGAGCCGTTCAAAACCCAGCCGCGCGCGTCTTTCTTGGCAGTGGTCTGGATGGCGCGCAGATCGCTGCCCGCGGCGGCTTCGCTCATCGCGATGGCTCCGATGGTCTCGCCGGTCACAAATCCGGGGAGCCACCGTTCTCGCTGTGCTTCGCCGGCGTGACGTAGCAGGTAATTCAACACGATGTCGTCGTTGGTGGAGAACCCCGATTGCAGGGCCGAGGCGCCAACCCGCGCGATCTCCTCCTGGATCACCACTCGATAGCGGTAGTCCCGTTCATCGGCTCCGCCGAACTCTTTTGGCGCGGCCTGGCCGAGGAGGCCGAGCTTCCCCGCGATCCGCCAGGTCTCGCGGTCGATCAAACGATCGGCGTCCCACTGCTGCAGCTTCGGAACCACATGGGTCTCCACGAATCCGCGTACCGACGCACGAAACCGTTCGTGGTCCACGTCGAACAGGTCGCTGTCCATCACACCTCCGCGTCCCGACCCAATAACCTTTCTGTCGTAGATTACGGCCTGGGGGCCGCTGGTGGGTAGCAGGGTCCGACGTCGCGAGTCGCGGTCCGCGCCGTTGGACACAGTTCGGCGCGATCAGCGATGATTTCCGAGCTTAAGCCTGTGTACAGGCAATGTTTCCAGCCAACGCAGGTAACCCGGACAAGGCGAGCCGGGCGGTCGAACCGCAAATCAGCTGACATTTTTTGATTGACGTCTCATACCTAGTGTCGTAAGTTTAACGCCACGGAGACTGTAGCTGATGTCACACCGCGTGCCGCGCGGGTGCAACACTTCGCTCGTCAACCGCATCCAGGCTCCGACACGTGAGGCTTTTCGGACCCGCAACAGAGCGCCAACCGAAGGAGGACGATGAAACTCGAAGGCAAGGTTGCCTTGATCACCGGAGCGGGCTCTGGCCTTGGCCGACAAGCGGCGCAGCTGTTCGCGGCCGAGGGTGCCAGAGTCGCAATCGTCGACATCGACGCCGATCGGGCCGAGCAGGCGTCCAAGCTGGTCGAGCAGCAGGGCGGTGACGCCATCGCGATCACCGCCGATGTCGCACAGAAAGACCAAATAACCACCGCGGTCGCCAACACCGTCGATCACTACGGCAAGCTCGACATCGCTTGGGCCAACGCGGGAATTGTGTCGCGCGGTGGCGCAGCGGCTCTGGGTACCGAGCAGCCTGTCGAGTTCGAGGACATGACCGAGTCCGATTGGCAGCACGTGTTGGGCGTCAACCTGACTGGTGTTGTCTACACAGCGCAGGCCGCGGTTCCCCACCTGAAGGCCAACGGCGGCGGCACCATTCTGGCGACGTCATCGGCGGCGTCGCTGGTCGCCTACCCAAAGATTGCCTTGTACTGCGCGACAAAGGCGGGCGTCAATGGCTTGGTGCGCGCGTTGAGTTTGGATCTGGGTCGCTACGGCATCCGCGTCAATGCCATTGCGCCGACGCACGGCATGTCGCCCAACTTCTTGCTGCCCCCGGGTGCGCCGGTAGTCGGCCAATCCTACGAAGAGGTTGCGGGCCCGTGGAATCCCACTATTTCGCCAATACCGCTGAAGGTGCCCCGGCCTCCGTCGCTGCTCGACAATGCCAAGGTGGCGCTGTTCTTGGTCTCCGACGACTCGGCCTACATTTCCGGGGCCACCCTTGGGGCAACCGACGGGGGCACCCTTGCCCGCGTCGGAATGTGGTTCCCCGAAGACCTCAACCCCGAGCCCGTTCCCAACGCGAATTGAGCTGGCAAATAACTGATTTCGCAATTGATTGGAGCGTAGACGAATGACCACAGCAATGGACCGAGTGCCGCCGAACCTCGTCACGGACTTCGACGTGTACGACCCGAGTCTGGCGACCCCGGTGGACGTGTTTCAGCAGCGGGTGGCCGATCTGGCCGCCAAAGGTCCCGTTGTCTACTCGCCGGCTTACGGCGGGCACTGGGTGGTAACCGGGTATGAGGAAGTCCATCGGGTCCTGACCGACCCTGAGACGTTTTCCAGCTACCCGAACAATCTGGTCACACCAATGGATTTCGGCAAGTTCATCCCGCTCGAACTCGACCCACCGGAGCACACCGCCTACCGCCAGGTGTTGCAGCCACTGTTCAGTCCCCAACGCATGAAGAAACTCTCGGACGATATCCGTGCGGTAGTCAACAAGTTGATCGATGGCTTCGCGCCAAAAGGAAGCGCCGAATTCATCTCCGAGTTCGCCCACGAGCTGCCGGCAAGGATCTTCCTGGCACTGATGGACTGGCCGTTGGAAGACGCCGGCCTGTTCACGGAGGCCACCGACGTAGTGCTGTTCGGCAAGCCGGGCGGCACCCAGGAGGAGTCCGACCAGGCCCGCATCGCCGCCGGTTTGACCGTAGCCGGCTACTTCCAGAAGGTGATCGAGGATCGGCGGAACAACCCGCACGGCGATGCGACGTCGATCCTGATCAACACCGAGGTCGACCTGCCGGACGGCTCCCGGGTCCTCCAAGACCAAGAACTCATCTTGATGTTCTACCTGCTGTTGATGGGTGGCCTACACACCGTGCAGGGATCGCTGGCGTGGGCGATCGTGCATCTGGTCAACAACCCCGCCCAGCGAGAGCTGATCATTGCCGATCCGACCACAATTCCCAAAGCGGTCGAGGAGATTCTGCGCATCGAGGCGGCTGTCGCCGCCGGCCGCCGCGCGACCCGCGATGTCGAACTCGGCGGGGTTAACATCGCCGAGGGTGACCAGCTGCTGCTGATGCTGTGCTCGGCGAACCGCGACCCGGGTACCTTTACGTCCCCGGGCGACTTCGACATCGCCCGCTCCCCCAACCGGCACTTGTCGTTTGGCGCGGGAGTGCACCGCTGCCTGGGTTCACATCTCGGCCGCATCGAATTGACCGTCGCTCTCGAGGAACTGCACCGTCGCATCCCGGATTACCAACTGGTGGAATCGGATCCCCCGGTCTTCCACTCGACGCAGGTGCGTGGCTGCCTTCGCATGCCAATCACGTTTACACCAGAGAACTGAGTCCCATGACCACATCGCTTCCCCGCCAGGACCGAATCCGTCGGGCTTTAGAGCTGTTGCGGAACGAAACGACTGACAAGTTCGACGAGGTCGTTGGCTTTTCCGCGGGCGAGTTCACGGATCCGGCACTGGCGCAACAGGAGCGGGATCTTATTTTCGGCCGTGTCCCGTCGATCGTTGCCCACGGCTCCGAGATCGCGCGCCCGTTCGACTTCATGACCGTGCAAATGCCGCGCAACAACATCA
The DNA window shown above is from Mycobacterium sp. Aquia_216 and carries:
- a CDS encoding ferredoxin — protein: MKVHLERGKCTGHAQCFAVEPDLFPIDDDGYSTLQDHAVAPGDEQATRLGVNACPEVALIIEED
- a CDS encoding acyl-CoA dehydrogenase family protein, coding for MDSDLFDVDHERFRASVRGFVETHVVPKLQQWDADRLIDRETWRIAGKLGLLGQAAPKEFGGADERDYRYRVVIQEEIARVGASALQSGFSTNDDIVLNYLLRHAGEAQRERWLPGFVTGETIGAIAMSEAAAGSDLRAIQTTAKKDARGWVLNGSKTFITSGILCDLVIVFAKTDPDAGSRGFSLFVVEEGTPGFSRGRKLDKVGLHAQDTAELMFDDVLLGRDNLLGDGGAGFAYLMQSLPLERLGIAIAAQVSAEAVFDWTMTYVSRQRASGERIGDLQSPGFLLAEMKTAIEVSRAYVDRCVCAYNRRTLTAVDAAKAKYWATELQGKVIDAGLRLHGDYGYVPEYRFAKALIDARIQRIYGGTNEIMREIIRRDLMVASG
- a CDS encoding SDR family NAD(P)-dependent oxidoreductase; amino-acid sequence: MKLEGKVALITGAGSGLGRQAAQLFAAEGARVAIVDIDADRAEQASKLVEQQGGDAIAITADVAQKDQITTAVANTVDHYGKLDIAWANAGIVSRGGAAALGTEQPVEFEDMTESDWQHVLGVNLTGVVYTAQAAVPHLKANGGGTILATSSAASLVAYPKIALYCATKAGVNGLVRALSLDLGRYGIRVNAIAPTHGMSPNFLLPPGAPVVGQSYEEVAGPWNPTISPIPLKVPRPPSLLDNAKVALFLVSDDSAYISGATLGATDGGTLARVGMWFPEDLNPEPVPNAN
- a CDS encoding cytochrome P450 gives rise to the protein MTTAMDRVPPNLVTDFDVYDPSLATPVDVFQQRVADLAAKGPVVYSPAYGGHWVVTGYEEVHRVLTDPETFSSYPNNLVTPMDFGKFIPLELDPPEHTAYRQVLQPLFSPQRMKKLSDDIRAVVNKLIDGFAPKGSAEFISEFAHELPARIFLALMDWPLEDAGLFTEATDVVLFGKPGGTQEESDQARIAAGLTVAGYFQKVIEDRRNNPHGDATSILINTEVDLPDGSRVLQDQELILMFYLLLMGGLHTVQGSLAWAIVHLVNNPAQRELIIADPTTIPKAVEEILRIEAAVAAGRRATRDVELGGVNIAEGDQLLLMLCSANRDPGTFTSPGDFDIARSPNRHLSFGAGVHRCLGSHLGRIELTVALEELHRRIPDYQLVESDPPVFHSTQVRGCLRMPITFTPEN